One window of Quercus robur chromosome 12, dhQueRobu3.1, whole genome shotgun sequence genomic DNA carries:
- the LOC126709846 gene encoding meiosis-specific protein ASY3 — protein sequence MEVDAPRNLRDDRMSDCRSISNYQQSSQSRKISIGVMVDSVAKKMSGAAKEDDVAVPTERKNLNVENSIEVKKKGQQVTAPVKRKPIEAPEQEGSPWITTRSLHQQSSFPETFFCAEQPATSGRQNKLSGQKNAPATHSVQFCTNKTSILQSDSGEKQFDGITYKRKGMKDGSTETVKEFSFAAAQEDHVSDKADKTETQTETLRMKLWEILGNISSPKSQHSNSQSHEVGANNLKPGQNFDQKGGEVVRPRQNSDTIETDSEDPDHTIRRPVTRSLTQKRVSPKVQVKRTKCGPSSGYIQKNQEKNIFSLKGGWSGRVNGSANGGSSKPMRKKSDKKSTKIEPRKILFPEKDTSDKIQGASYRSAAPLPAEETPSPGKKMGDVHHCLPENDREYLEVEKKIQEQNSRQSPLTDKTDQQEDFNSPANGDQQEEIDNPSLKNVVDQQDGFESPTFRIETPTSSSTRTSTPKTDQLEHDVPSRPPTKKRFTVGGIRSFRNLQTSKPDHYGSNAQKEYSGDAEELKNFPPQKAVVDIEEKDAEDGLSESSAEEQDCKSSADGSPILEAYSGCREGDTSSAEPGAAEKSNFTLRSTKRRRSCEGIRFDNISPMSPSPKGTGESSSIQEPLEQSQEDGLSRAIQLFCLELQKLKSRMKSETTKRSSEIVMSVADGISLQLQNLESHIQTDIGKLTGLSKSKRKRLEAKFEEQQNELKLIHEKFKEDINQHLQDFRNMLEGLEAHQIEFKGTMEKKKTSHRKLLLQMEEAVKTQLNDAERRITAIHELARGKMLQLKHVISLCLKEGVLS from the exons CTATTGGGGTTATGGTTGATTCAGTAGCCAAGAAAATGTCTGGAGCTGCTAAGGAAGATGACGTTGCAGTCCCGACAGAAAGGAAGAATCTTAATGTGGAAAATTCCATAGAAGTGAAAAAGAAGGGGCAACAAGTCACGGCTCCTGTCAAAAGGAAACCAATTGAGGCTCCAGAGCAGGAGGGTTCGCCTTGGATTACTACAAGATCACTTCACCAACAATCATCTTTTCCGGAGACTTTCTTTTGTGCAGAGCAACCAGCCACTAGTGGCAGGCAGAACAAGCTTAGTGGACAAAAAAATGCACCAGCGACACATTCCGTTCAATTTTGTACCAATAAGACATCAATTTTACAGTCTGACAGTGGTGAGAAGCAGTTTGATGGGATTACCTACAAAAGGAAGGGAATGAAGGATGGAAGCACAGAGACGGTGAAGGAATTTAGTTTTGCAGCCGCACAAGAAGATCACGTGTCGGATAAAGCAGATAAAACAGAAACCCAAACTGAAACTTTGAGAATGAAGCTCTGGGAGATATTGGGCAATATTTCTTCACCTAAGAGTCAGCATTCTAACTCTCAAAGTCATGAGGTCGGTGCCAATAATTTAAAGCCGGGGCAGAATTTTGATCAAAAGGGTGGTGAAGTAGTCAGGCCCAGACAGAATTCAGATACAATAGAAACTGACTCTGAAGACCCTGATCACACTATCAGGAGACCAGTAACTCGTTCGTTGACCCAAAAGAGAGTTTCACCAAAGGTGCAAGTTAAGCGAACTAAATGTGGTCCATCTTCTGGTTACATACAGAAAAATCAAGAGAAGAACATCTTCTCCCTTAAGGGAGGATGGTCTGGGAGAGTAAATGGTTCTGCCAATGGTGGTTCCTCAAAGCCTATGAGGAAGAAGAGTGATAAAAAGAGTACCAAAATTGAGCCACGCAAGATTTTGTTTCCTGAAAAGGATACTTCAGATAAGATCCAGGGAGCAAGTTATAGGAGTGCAGCACCGCTTCCTGCTGAGGAGACACCTTCACCAGGCAAGAAAATGGGAGATGTTCATCATTGTTTACCCGAGAATGATAGAGAGTACCTTGAAGTGGAGAAAAAAATCCAGGAACAAAATTCACGTCAATCCCCTTTGACAGACAAGACAGATCAGCAGGAGGATTTTAACAGTCCAGCAAATGGGGACCAACAAGAAGAAATTGATAATCCTTCTTTAAAGAATGTTGTGGACCAACAAGATGGCTTTGAGAGTCCAACATTTAGAATTGAAACTCCCACCTCAAGTTCTACCCGTACCTCAACTCCAAAAACGGACCAACTGGAACATGATGTTCCCAGTCGTCCACCAACAAAGAAAAGATTTACTGTGGGAGGCATTCGTAGCTTCAGGAATTTGCAGACTTCAAAACCAGATCATTATGGGTCAAATGCACAGAAAGAGTATTCT GGTGATGCAGAGgaacttaaaaattttccaCCCCAAAAAGCAGTGGTTGATATTGAAGAGAAAGATGCAGAAGATGGCCTGTCTGAATCATCAGCTGAAGAACAGGATTGTAAGAGTTCGGCAGATGGTTCACCCATCCTCGAAGCATATAGTG GTTGTAGAGAAGGAGATACATCGTCTGCAGAACCTGGTGCCgctgagaaatcaaatttcacaCTTCGTTCAACTAAAAGGCGCAGGTCCTGTGAAGGCATTAGATTTGATAATATCAGTCCCATGTCACCCTCTCCAAAAG GGACTGGAGAAAGTAGTTCGATTCAAGAACCTTTAGAGCAGAGCCAAGAGGATGGATTGTCGAG GGCCATCCAACTGTTTTGCTTggaactacaaaaacttaaaagcaGAATGAAGTCAGAGACTACTAAAAGATCCTCTGAAATTGTGATGTCCGTTGCTGATGGGATATCTTTGCAGCTGCAGAACCTTGAGTCTCATATTCAGACAGACAT AGGGAAGCTGACAGGCCTCAGTAAATCAAAAAGAAAACGGTTGGAAGCAAAATTTGAAG AGCAACAAAACGAATTGAAGTTGATTcatgaaaaattcaaagaagATATTAATCAGCATCTCCAGGACTTCAGAAACATGCTTGAAGGGCTAGAAGCACACCAGATAGAGTTTAAGGGAACAATGGAGAAGAAAA AAACATCACACCGGAAGCTTCTCTTGCAAATGGAAGAAGCAGTCAAGACCCAACTTAATGATGCTGAAAGAAGAATCACAGCTATCCACGAG TTGGCAAGGGGAAAGATGCTCCAATTGAAACACGTGATATCCTTGTGCTTGAAGGAGGGTGTACTAAGTTGA